The Campylobacter sp. genome contains the following window.
CCTCGCGCAAAATTTCAACCGCCGTAGCGATCAAAGCTTTAAAATCCTCCTCGCCCACATAGCCCATAGCGTCCTTTAGCAGCGTGCGGCCGTCCCTCCGCCCGCACAGCAAGCTATCCGCTAGCGTAAAATACGCCGCCGCATCACCTTGCAGCCGCCAAAACTGCTCGTATAAATTAGGCATACTAAAGCCGTCGCGTTCGAAATCTCGCGCCAGATTTAGCGCCTCATCCCGCTTATCCATCTTATTTCCTTTTGCGATTTTATTTTGATAATTTTATCGTAAATTTAAGTTAAATTTTGAAGGCGGCTTAATTTTATATCTCAAAATTCTATAGAAAAATATGAGAGATTAAATTCGATGGCGAATTAAAATTTAGAAGCGTGCCGAGCTCCGTAGAGCCCGGCTAAATTTTAAAATAGCTCTTAAATTTAGAAGCTATCGTCTCTTTTTTCAAAGATTAGATGCAGCACGTAGGTCACGGCGAAGGTCACGGTGCTAGGCACGATCCAGCCGAGCATCGAGTCGTAAAACGGCATTTTCTTTACGATAAACGTAACAAGCGGCACAGAAATCCCCAAAATATCAAGCCCATTTATGACGCCCTCGACTACGCAGACATAGACGCAGGCGCGGTAAATCAGCTTGCTTGAATCGATCCATGGATTTATGAGCGAGAGGATTATCAGCATGATCGAGATCGGATAAATAGCGACGAGCACGGGGATGGAGCCCTTGATGATGGTCGTAAGGCCGAAATTTGCAACTCCAAAGCCGATCACGCACCAAGCGATCGCCCAGGTTTTATATTTGATCTTGCCTTTCGTAAGCTCCTCGAAGTATTCGCTAGCCGAGCTTATAAGACCCAGCGTCGTGGTGATGCAGGCTAGGAAAAACGCACTGCCTAGGATCACGACGCCAATTCTTCCGAAATAATGATCGCTTACTCGCGACAGAAGCTCCGCTCCGTTGATATTCGGCGTATCTTTGAAAAGCTCCGCGGAGGTCGCGCCCAGATAGCCCAGCATAAAATATATCGTCATCAGTATGACGCCCGACATCATTCCTGCTTTTATCGTGGAGGTTACAAGGTGCTTTTCGTCGCTCACGCCGGTTGCTTTAATAGCGTTAATTACGATGATTCCGAATGCCAGC
Protein-coding sequences here:
- the brnQ gene encoding branched-chain amino acid transport system II carrier protein; amino-acid sequence: MKGKLSRSQFLTISLTLFAMFFGAGNFIFPPGLGKDSGQNFYIAIMFFCATAVLLPVLGVAGIARAKGLQSLVRRIDPVFAIVFTALLYLTIGPLFAIPRAANMPFDIAIKPFVAEERLQIWLFVYSAAYFVLNYYICMNPSKLVDLLGKYLTPILLALILLLFGAGFLFPIGSFIAPSGEYVDHAAAKGFVEGYQTMDALASLAFGIIVINAIKATGVSDEKHLVTSTIKAGMMSGVILMTIYFMLGYLGATSAELFKDTPNINGAELLSRVSDHYFGRIGVVILGSAFFLACITTTLGLISSASEYFEELTKGKIKYKTWAIAWCVIGFGVANFGLTTIIKGSIPVLVAIYPISIMLIILSLINPWIDSSKLIYRACVYVCVVEGVINGLDILGISVPLVTFIVKKMPFYDSMLGWIVPSTVTFAVTYVLHLIFEKRDDSF